The following nucleotide sequence is from SAR324 cluster bacterium.
TCCGCACAAGCTTGATCAATCGATCCAGCGCGTCAGCCCTGTTTCTGTCCTGTGTTCTGAACCGTTGCGCTTCGATGATTAAAATACCTTCAGCGGTAATTTTTTTTCCTGACAACCGAATCAGCCGATCACGGACTTCATGGGGGAGGGAGGGTGAATTGAGAACATCAAACCGGAGCCTTACCGCGGTTGATACTTTGTTGACATTCTGGCCACCTGGTCCTGAAGCCCGGATGAACTCTTCATGAAGTTCATGTTCTTCAATACAAATTTGGGGGGTTATCTGAATCATCGTCTGCTATCCATTTCGTTCTGAAGAACGGCAAAAAAGTATAAGTTGTTAAAGTTTGATTGTGCCCTACTTACGATTCGCTTTCCAACACCTCTTCTTTCGGTGCGATCTGATGCAAACTACAGACTTGATCTATTGATATCTCAAACTGAGAGTTTTCTGTCAAATTAAAGATTTTTTCCCCAAAACTGTCTTTCATAATTTGCCGATTTATAGGATGTAAATTTCGAACGCAAAGGTCAGTGGTTGACAGGGAACCTGGACTCTGGATACGATTGAAATGATCGGGAACACAACAGATTGGGATGGAGCAATAGTCCTTGATGAGAAATTAAAAAACAGTGAACGCTTTCGTTTATTCTCCGTAAGAACGGCT
It contains:
- the arfB gene encoding aminoacyl-tRNA hydrolase, whose amino-acid sequence is MIQITPQICIEEHELHEEFIRASGPGGQNVNKVSTAVRLRFDVLNSPSLPHEVRDRLIRLSGKKITAEGILIIEAQRFRTQDRNRADALDRLIKLVRRATERPKPRKPTKPTKQARENRLEEKKLRSASKRMRKHVSNTEL